Proteins from a single region of Halorubrum sp. 2020YC2:
- a CDS encoding UPF0146 family protein, with the protein MASTSPSERALAVALDRHERLVEVGVGRRPGVARALAARGREVVAFDVDVSEAARDAAAETQASGGGSLRVVAADVTALSIADDRAVRDALGCGASEDEPAAGGEPTAGGEPSAAAGVDAVYARNLPAELQRPTVALAERLDAACLFTTLGFEEPIVDVRRRSAEAGPVVFVAR; encoded by the coding sequence GTGGCATCAACGTCCCCGTCGGAGCGGGCGCTCGCCGTCGCCCTCGACCGACACGAGCGGCTCGTCGAGGTCGGCGTCGGTCGCCGCCCGGGCGTCGCTCGCGCGCTCGCCGCCCGCGGTCGCGAGGTGGTCGCGTTCGACGTCGACGTGAGCGAGGCGGCGCGGGACGCGGCGGCCGAGACGCAGGCGTCCGGCGGGGGGTCGCTCCGCGTCGTCGCGGCGGACGTGACCGCGCTGTCGATCGCCGACGACCGAGCGGTCCGGGACGCGCTCGGATGCGGCGCGTCCGAAGACGAACCCGCCGCCGGGGGCGAACCGACCGCCGGGGGCGAGCCGAGCGCGGCCGCCGGCGTCGACGCCGTCTACGCCCGGAACCTCCCGGCCGAACTCCAGCGTCCGACCGTCGCGCTGGCCGAGCGGCTCGACGCCGCCTGCCTGTTCACCACGCTCGGGTTCGAGGAGCCGATCGTCGACGTCCGGCGGCGGTCGGCGGAGGCGGGCCCCGTCGTGTTCGTCGCGCGCTGA
- a CDS encoding archaemetzincin family Zn-dependent metalloprotease, whose product MLVDIVPVGEVTPQVKREASGALRSVYDCDVTVHDDQAIPDSAFEAERGQYRAEDLIETVTRVGGGEKNIGITPEDLYYRRRNYVFGLAYLNGSGSVISTHRLRTSSDGGVSTKPAVDVFGDRVRKEVVHEIGHTLGLEHCDNSKCVMSFSPTVREVDVKEENLCGTCSRLVR is encoded by the coding sequence ATGCTCGTGGACATCGTCCCGGTCGGAGAGGTTACCCCCCAAGTGAAGCGGGAGGCCTCCGGCGCGCTGCGTTCCGTGTACGACTGCGACGTGACCGTCCACGACGACCAGGCGATCCCCGACTCCGCGTTCGAGGCCGAGCGCGGTCAGTACCGCGCCGAGGACCTCATCGAGACGGTCACGCGGGTCGGTGGCGGCGAGAAGAACATCGGAATCACGCCCGAGGACCTCTACTACCGCCGCCGGAACTACGTGTTCGGCCTCGCGTATCTCAACGGCAGCGGCTCGGTCATCTCCACGCACCGCCTCCGCACCTCCTCCGACGGCGGCGTCTCCACCAAGCCCGCGGTCGACGTATTCGGTGACCGCGTCCGGAAGGAAGTCGTCCACGAGATCGGGCACACCCTCGGGCTGGAGCACTGCGACAACAGCAAGTGCGTGATGTCGTTTTCTCCCACGGTCCGCGAGGTTGACGTGAAAGAGGAGAACCTCTGTGGCACCTGTTCGCGGCTCGTCCGCTGA
- a CDS encoding DUF6432 family protein codes for MAAKPEYRDRPDVEVALLDALVDRGDEGMTVLELRAAVDADIDAVEEGLSALKEDSLIIVETDERVRVYAHERVVPDPEAEVDDPSESLVDAIRDRIGL; via the coding sequence ATGGCCGCAAAGCCGGAATACCGCGACCGGCCGGACGTCGAGGTAGCGCTGCTCGACGCGCTCGTCGACCGCGGCGACGAGGGGATGACGGTCCTCGAACTTCGCGCGGCCGTCGACGCCGACATCGACGCCGTCGAGGAGGGGCTCTCGGCGCTGAAAGAGGATTCGCTCATCATCGTGGAGACCGACGAGCGCGTCCGGGTGTACGCCCACGAGCGCGTCGTTCCCGACCCGGAGGCGGAGGTCGACGACCCCTCCGAGAGCCTCGTCGACGCGATCCGCGACCGGATCGGACTGTAG
- a CDS encoding aminomethyltransferase family protein: MTLVSGTHDAHGAAYRDRGGREVVDHYGKPVRVGKAVRKVAGVIEMGYGVLAVRGADRVEFVDNAVSNRVPTEDGGGTYALLLDPQGGIETDMYVYNADERLLVFLPPERTESVATDWAENVFIQDVEIDDVTEEFGVFGVHGPKSTEKVASVLGGPGAPEEPLSFVRGSMVDAGVTVIATDAPLGEEGYEIVCAAADAGDVFDTLINRGLNATPFGYRTWDALATEAGTPLFEYELAGAIPNVLGLRNALDFDKGCYVGQEVVSRVENQGRPSRRLVGLELDGLVERVADVDADANPAGIDDALPASGAAVFDGDEAIGEVTRAAVGPATDVPIALALVAFDADLGGVTVRVDGEEVPAAAVDLPFVDGSARSARLPSYPGLRA; the protein is encoded by the coding sequence ATGACGCTCGTCTCCGGCACCCACGACGCGCACGGCGCGGCGTACCGCGACCGCGGCGGCCGCGAAGTGGTCGACCACTACGGGAAGCCCGTCCGCGTCGGCAAGGCGGTCCGCAAGGTCGCCGGCGTGATCGAGATGGGGTACGGCGTCCTCGCCGTCAGGGGCGCCGACCGCGTCGAGTTCGTCGACAACGCCGTCTCGAACCGCGTCCCGACCGAGGACGGCGGGGGGACCTACGCCCTGCTGCTCGACCCGCAGGGCGGGATCGAGACGGACATGTACGTGTACAACGCCGACGAGCGGCTGCTCGTCTTCCTGCCGCCGGAGCGGACCGAGTCGGTCGCGACCGACTGGGCGGAGAACGTGTTCATTCAGGACGTCGAGATCGACGACGTCACCGAGGAGTTCGGCGTGTTCGGTGTCCACGGACCCAAGTCGACGGAGAAGGTCGCGTCCGTCCTCGGCGGTCCGGGCGCCCCCGAGGAACCCCTCTCGTTCGTCCGCGGGTCGATGGTCGACGCCGGGGTCACCGTGATCGCGACGGACGCGCCGCTGGGCGAGGAGGGGTACGAGATCGTCTGCGCCGCCGCCGACGCGGGCGACGTGTTCGACACCCTGATCAACCGCGGGCTCAACGCAACGCCGTTCGGCTACCGAACGTGGGACGCGCTCGCGACGGAGGCCGGGACGCCCCTCTTCGAGTACGAACTGGCGGGGGCGATCCCGAACGTCCTCGGCCTCCGGAACGCCTTAGACTTCGACAAGGGGTGTTACGTCGGGCAGGAGGTCGTCTCACGCGTGGAGAATCAGGGCCGGCCGAGCCGCCGGCTCGTCGGGCTCGAACTCGACGGCCTCGTCGAGAGGGTCGCGGACGTCGACGCGGACGCGAACCCGGCCGGGATCGACGACGCCCTCCCCGCGTCCGGCGCCGCCGTCTTCGACGGCGACGAGGCGATAGGCGAGGTCACCCGCGCCGCGGTCGGTCCCGCGACGGACGTCCCGATCGCGCTGGCGCTCGTCGCGTTCGACGCCGACCTCGGCGGCGTCACCGTCCGCGTCGACGGCGAGGAGGTCCCGGCCGCCGCCGTCGACCTCCCGTTCGTCGACGGGAGCGCTCGGTCGGCGCGGCTCCCGTCGTACCCGGGGCTGCGGGCCTGA
- a CDS encoding inorganic phosphate transporter produces MVLVTAATLLVAAAASLFMAWSIGAGSSGSTPFAPAVGANAISVMRAGLIVGVLGLLGAILQGANVTEAVGTELIGGVTITAAAAIVALVTAAALVAIGVFAGYPIATAFTVTGAVVGVGLALGGDPAWPKYAEIAALWVLTPFVGGGVAYGVARMLIGESLPERPLTAALAGLVGVILANVGFALLGPAGEQASVATALGSGLGVGGAGPPAVSLAIAALVAVAVYADLGRDRAGAQRRFLLAMGGLVAFSAGGSQVGLAIGPLVPIFTEVGVPVWALLVGGGVGLLAGSWTGAPRMIKAISQDYASMGPRRSIAALIPSFAIAQTAVAFGIPVSFNEIIVSAIVGAGYAAGDAGVSRKKMGYTVLAWIGSLVGAFVLGFGVYSAVDLVV; encoded by the coding sequence ATGGTCCTCGTCACCGCCGCGACGCTGCTCGTCGCCGCCGCGGCGAGCCTCTTCATGGCGTGGTCGATCGGCGCGGGGTCGTCGGGGTCGACACCGTTCGCGCCCGCGGTCGGCGCGAACGCCATCTCCGTCATGCGGGCCGGCCTGATCGTCGGCGTCCTCGGCCTGCTCGGCGCGATACTTCAGGGCGCGAACGTGACGGAGGCGGTCGGCACCGAACTGATCGGCGGGGTGACGATCACGGCGGCGGCGGCCATCGTCGCGCTCGTCACGGCCGCCGCGCTGGTCGCGATCGGCGTCTTCGCCGGCTATCCGATCGCGACGGCGTTCACCGTCACCGGCGCGGTCGTCGGCGTCGGCCTCGCGCTGGGCGGCGACCCGGCGTGGCCGAAGTACGCGGAGATCGCGGCGCTGTGGGTGCTCACGCCGTTCGTCGGCGGGGGGGTCGCCTACGGCGTCGCCCGGATGCTCATCGGCGAGTCGCTGCCCGAGCGCCCGCTCACGGCCGCCCTCGCCGGACTCGTCGGGGTGATCCTCGCGAACGTCGGGTTCGCGCTGCTCGGTCCCGCCGGCGAGCAGGCGTCGGTCGCGACGGCCCTCGGCTCGGGGCTCGGGGTCGGCGGCGCGGGGCCGCCCGCGGTGAGCCTCGCGATCGCCGCCCTGGTCGCGGTCGCGGTGTACGCGGACCTCGGTCGCGACCGCGCGGGCGCCCAGCGGCGGTTCCTGCTCGCGATGGGCGGCCTCGTCGCGTTCTCGGCGGGCGGCTCGCAGGTCGGCCTCGCGATCGGCCCGCTCGTCCCGATCTTCACCGAGGTCGGCGTCCCGGTGTGGGCGCTGCTCGTCGGCGGCGGGGTCGGCCTGCTGGCCGGGTCGTGGACCGGCGCGCCGCGGATGATCAAGGCGATCTCACAGGACTACGCCTCGATGGGGCCGCGCCGGTCGATCGCGGCGCTCATCCCCTCGTTCGCGATCGCGCAGACCGCCGTCGCCTTCGGGATCCCCGTCTCGTTCAACGAGATCATCGTCTCCGCGATCGTCGGCGCGGGCTACGCCGCGGGCGACGCCGGCGTGAGCCGCAAGAAGATGGGGTACACGGTCCTCGCGTGGATCGGGTCGCTCGTCGGCGCGTTCGTGCTCGGGTTCGGCGTCTACTCCGCGGTCGATCTCGTGGTGTGA
- a CDS encoding metallophosphoesterase, producing MLVVVSDTHAREESRLQGRTAEAVREAELVIHAGDFYREPVLDAFRSAAASLRAVYGNNDDASIRDRVPEVRTVEYAGVRFAVTHRHRSGDTGLVMLARGRDADAVICGHSHRPRFDDSGGLPILNPGSHAQPRGNRPAHAELTPSADERGRGLDGRLVTPDGEAFETFRIEGESTQ from the coding sequence ATGCTCGTCGTCGTCTCCGACACGCACGCACGCGAGGAGTCGAGGCTTCAGGGACGGACCGCGGAGGCGGTCCGCGAGGCGGAGCTGGTGATCCACGCGGGCGACTTCTACCGCGAGCCGGTCTTGGACGCCTTCCGGTCGGCCGCCGCGAGCCTCCGGGCCGTCTACGGGAACAACGACGACGCGTCGATCCGCGACCGGGTCCCCGAGGTGCGGACCGTCGAGTACGCCGGCGTCCGGTTCGCGGTCACGCACCGCCACCGCAGCGGCGACACGGGCCTCGTCATGCTGGCTCGCGGTCGCGACGCTGACGCCGTGATCTGCGGCCACAGCCACCGACCGCGCTTCGACGACTCCGGCGGCCTCCCGATACTGAACCCGGGGAGCCACGCGCAGCCGCGGGGCAACCGCCCGGCACACGCGGAACTGACCCCGTCGGCGGACGAGAGAGGAAGGGGGTTGGACGGGCGGCTGGTGACGCCGGACGGCGAGGCCTTCGAGACGTTCCGGATCGAGGGCGAGAGTACCCAGTAA
- a CDS encoding electron transfer flavoprotein subunit alpha/FixB family protein, whose amino-acid sequence MADVLVAAEHRRGSLRDVTYEAITAGRELADERGGDLHVAVVGGDVDGFAEDLDREGVDAIHTVADGEEFDHNAYQTAVSTLADRLDAGSVVAPNSVNGLDYVPALAEDLGVPVVTDAVGIEYDDGLTVTREMYGSKVETTVDVAGDRFVLTVRGGEWAPAEGVGDATVESADVDIPESGARVTGFEEVGGGDVDIADADVLVSVGRGIEEEENLELVEDLADALGATLSASRPIVDNGWLPKNRQVGQSGKVVTPDVYVAIGISGAVQHVAGMKGSDTIITINTDPNAPIFDIADYGIVGDLFDVVPELIDEFA is encoded by the coding sequence ATGGCCGACGTGCTCGTCGCCGCCGAACACCGCCGCGGGTCGCTCCGTGACGTCACGTACGAGGCGATCACCGCGGGCCGGGAGCTGGCCGACGAACGCGGCGGCGACCTCCACGTGGCCGTCGTCGGGGGCGACGTCGACGGGTTCGCGGAGGACCTCGACCGCGAGGGCGTCGACGCGATCCACACCGTCGCGGACGGCGAGGAGTTCGACCACAACGCCTACCAGACCGCGGTCTCGACGCTCGCGGACCGGCTCGACGCCGGCTCGGTCGTGGCGCCGAACTCCGTCAACGGACTCGACTACGTCCCGGCGCTCGCGGAGGACCTCGGCGTTCCGGTCGTGACCGACGCGGTCGGGATCGAGTACGACGACGGCCTCACCGTCACCCGGGAGATGTACGGCTCGAAGGTCGAGACGACCGTCGACGTCGCCGGCGACCGGTTCGTCCTCACCGTCCGCGGCGGCGAGTGGGCGCCCGCGGAGGGGGTCGGTGACGCCACCGTCGAGTCGGCCGACGTCGACATCCCCGAGTCGGGCGCCCGCGTTACGGGCTTCGAGGAGGTCGGCGGCGGCGACGTCGACATCGCGGACGCCGACGTGCTCGTCTCGGTCGGGCGCGGCATCGAGGAGGAGGAGAACCTCGAACTCGTCGAGGACCTCGCGGACGCGCTCGGCGCGACGCTGTCCGCCTCGCGGCCGATCGTCGACAACGGCTGGCTGCCGAAGAACCGGCAGGTCGGCCAGTCGGGGAAGGTCGTCACGCCGGACGTGTACGTCGCGATCGGCATCTCCGGCGCGGTCCAGCACGTCGCCGGCATGAAGGGGTCGGACACGATAATCACGATCAACACCGACCCGAACGCCCCCATCTTCGACATCGCGGACTACGGGATCGTCGGCGACCTCTTCGACGTGGTGCCCGAGCTGATCGACGAGTTCGCCTAG
- a CDS encoding electron transfer flavoprotein subunit beta/FixA family protein, which yields MKVLVTVKEVAEADDDFAIEGTDIAESDLEYDLNEWDDYAVEAAVQLAEAGVADEVVTVTVGPERAEETIRMALAKGADRAVRVWDDALGSGFPDVASKVDLFEAVVDEEEPDLILGGVQAADTGFGATGVALAERIGFEHAAVVNHLDVDADAGVAHVHRELEGGVEELTDVDLPAVLTVQTGLNEPRYASLRGIRQAQRKEIAATDLSDLGLTDADVESALTITEMYEPESESDAEIIEGDAGESASRLAEVLREKGVSA from the coding sequence ATGAAGGTTCTGGTGACCGTCAAGGAGGTCGCGGAGGCGGACGACGACTTCGCGATCGAGGGAACAGACATCGCCGAGTCCGACCTCGAGTACGACCTCAACGAGTGGGACGACTACGCCGTCGAGGCCGCCGTCCAACTGGCCGAGGCCGGGGTCGCTGACGAGGTCGTGACCGTCACCGTCGGCCCGGAGCGCGCCGAGGAGACGATCCGCATGGCGCTCGCGAAGGGCGCCGACCGCGCGGTCCGCGTCTGGGACGACGCGCTCGGATCCGGGTTCCCCGACGTCGCCTCGAAGGTCGACCTGTTCGAGGCGGTCGTCGACGAGGAGGAGCCGGACCTGATCCTCGGCGGCGTCCAGGCCGCCGACACCGGGTTCGGCGCGACGGGCGTCGCGCTCGCGGAGCGGATCGGCTTCGAGCACGCCGCGGTCGTCAACCACCTCGACGTGGACGCGGACGCGGGCGTCGCGCACGTCCACCGCGAGCTCGAGGGCGGCGTCGAGGAGCTGACCGACGTCGACCTCCCCGCCGTGTTGACGGTCCAGACCGGACTCAACGAGCCGCGGTACGCGAGCCTGCGCGGGATCCGGCAGGCGCAGCGCAAGGAGATCGCCGCGACGGACCTGTCCGACCTCGGCCTGACCGACGCCGACGTCGAGAGCGCGCTGACGATCACCGAGATGTACGAGCCGGAGAGCGAGTCCGACGCGGAGATCATCGAGGGCGACGCCGGGGAGTCCGCTAGCCGCCTCGCGGAGGTCCTCCGCGAGAAGGGGGTGAGCGCGTGA
- a CDS encoding helix-turn-helix domain-containing protein — MRNPALRVLLVAVVALALIASAGGAAGGAATITSSPDADRTATSAAAAEALPAAAGSAGSLDERAALVDRDARDGKESLGDSPGAVRPQTEDDITSPSTTRIRIGLSPDRSADWTVAVRYALADENETAAFEAAAERFRDGEVGPDSELFEGFRREANRNVDRSMTIRDVDREAVVHDDPDEYDVATEESAAVGELRLTFTWTEFLAQDGESLILGDALTTPGNETWLRSLEAGQTLEVSTPEGYTVTGTPSTAVARLSDGDVIIDGPQTFDGGEPVAIVYGPAGAGAPPWLLLTGAVALVAALFAGVVWYRRSDSEDGGADEAASGGGNAPNGDDRGPTGAVDPDRAEGDAGGAGSAATDDSGDEDGPDLSLLSDEERVERLLNENGGRMRQADIVAETGWSDAKVSQLLSAMADEGRVEKLRLGRENLISLPDGEEGDGDADGKGGSEGSARGDERGT, encoded by the coding sequence ATGCGGAACCCCGCTCTCCGCGTGCTTCTGGTCGCGGTCGTCGCGCTCGCGCTGATCGCGAGCGCCGGCGGCGCGGCCGGCGGCGCGGCCACGATCACCTCCTCCCCCGACGCGGACAGGACGGCTACCTCCGCCGCCGCGGCCGAGGCTCTCCCCGCCGCCGCGGGCAGCGCCGGTTCGTTGGACGAGAGAGCGGCCCTCGTCGACCGCGACGCCCGAGACGGTAAAGAGTCGCTCGGAGACAGTCCGGGAGCGGTCCGGCCCCAGACGGAGGACGACATCACCTCGCCGTCGACGACTCGGATCCGGATCGGGTTGAGCCCCGACCGCAGCGCCGACTGGACCGTCGCGGTGCGATACGCGCTCGCTGACGAGAACGAGACCGCCGCGTTCGAGGCGGCCGCCGAGCGCTTCCGCGACGGCGAGGTCGGTCCGGACAGCGAGCTGTTCGAGGGATTCCGCCGCGAGGCGAACCGCAACGTCGATCGGTCGATGACGATCCGAGACGTCGACCGCGAGGCCGTCGTTCACGACGACCCGGACGAGTACGACGTCGCCACGGAGGAGTCGGCGGCCGTCGGGGAGCTGCGGCTGACGTTCACCTGGACCGAGTTCCTCGCGCAGGACGGCGAGAGCCTGATCCTCGGGGACGCGCTGACGACCCCGGGCAACGAGACGTGGCTGCGCAGCCTCGAAGCCGGCCAGACGCTGGAGGTGTCGACGCCGGAGGGGTACACCGTCACCGGAACGCCGAGCACGGCCGTCGCGCGGCTCTCGGACGGCGACGTGATAATCGATGGCCCGCAGACGTTCGACGGCGGCGAACCCGTGGCGATCGTCTACGGCCCGGCGGGAGCGGGGGCGCCGCCGTGGCTGCTGCTGACCGGCGCGGTCGCGCTCGTGGCAGCCCTCTTCGCCGGCGTCGTCTGGTACCGACGGAGCGACTCCGAGGACGGCGGAGCCGACGAGGCGGCGTCGGGCGGCGGGAACGCGCCGAACGGCGACGACCGCGGTCCGACCGGGGCCGTCGACCCGGACCGGGCGGAAGGCGACGCGGGCGGTGCGGGCAGCGCCGCGACCGACGACTCAGGCGACGAGGACGGTCCGGACCTCTCGCTGCTCTCCGACGAGGAGCGCGTCGAGCGGCTCCTCAACGAGAACGGCGGGCGGATGCGACAGGCCGACATCGTCGCGGAGACCGGCTGGTCGGACGCGAAGGTGTCGCAGCTGCTCTCCGCGATGGCCGACGAGGGCCGCGTCGAGAAGCTCCGGCTGGGGCGCGAGAACCTCATCTCGCTGCCCGACGGCGAGGAGGGCGACGGCGATGCGGACGGCAAGGGCGGTTCGGAGGGGTCCGCTCGCGGCGACGAGCGCGGGACCTGA
- a CDS encoding type IV pilin: MAPVAGVLLIAIAVALAGGVAAATLDGPSATVPPSAALSLSATDDRISIDHRGGDPIDVAAATVRVRVDGEPLAEQPPVPFFSAAGFHPGPTGPFNAAGDGAWRPGERATFRVAGTNDPTLEPGRTVTVRIAVDGRPVASLETVVEPG, translated from the coding sequence ATGGCGCCCGTCGCGGGCGTGCTGCTCATCGCGATCGCGGTCGCGTTAGCCGGCGGCGTCGCGGCCGCGACGCTCGACGGCCCGAGCGCGACGGTGCCGCCGTCGGCGGCCCTGTCGCTGTCCGCGACCGACGACCGGATCTCGATCGACCACCGCGGCGGCGACCCCATCGACGTCGCGGCCGCGACGGTCCGCGTCCGCGTCGACGGCGAACCGCTCGCCGAGCAGCCGCCGGTCCCGTTCTTCTCGGCGGCCGGCTTCCACCCCGGCCCGACCGGTCCGTTCAACGCCGCCGGCGACGGCGCGTGGCGCCCCGGCGAGCGGGCGACGTTCCGCGTCGCCGGGACCAACGACCCGACGCTCGAACCGGGCCGGACGGTCACCGTGCGGATCGCGGTCGACGGTCGACCGGTCGCGTCGCTGGAGACGGTCGTCGAACCGGGGTGA
- a CDS encoding methyltransferase domain-containing protein: MGILEDKSNARLFYKYLSKVYDRVNRFNWTEEMRAEALSWLEFGDDPKVLDVGCGTGFGTEGLLEHADDVHGLDQSVHQMEKAFEKFGKRDRVNFYRGDAERLPFRDDAFDVVWSSGSIEYWPNPVEGLRELRRVAKPGGQVLVVGPDYPHNPILQRVADAIMLFYDADEADRMFEAAGYEAFEHHIQQATPQSPRAITTVARVPGGDETDDRE, translated from the coding sequence ATGGGGATCCTCGAGGACAAGTCGAACGCCCGGCTCTTCTACAAGTACCTCTCGAAGGTGTACGACCGGGTTAACCGCTTCAACTGGACCGAGGAGATGCGGGCGGAGGCGCTCTCGTGGCTGGAGTTCGGCGACGACCCGAAGGTGCTCGACGTCGGCTGCGGCACCGGGTTCGGCACCGAGGGCCTGCTCGAACACGCCGACGACGTCCACGGGCTCGACCAGAGCGTCCACCAGATGGAGAAGGCGTTCGAGAAGTTCGGGAAGCGCGACCGCGTGAACTTCTACCGCGGCGACGCCGAACGGCTCCCGTTCCGCGACGACGCCTTCGACGTGGTCTGGTCGTCCGGCTCCATCGAGTACTGGCCCAACCCCGTCGAGGGGCTCCGGGAACTCCGACGGGTGGCGAAGCCCGGCGGACAGGTGCTCGTCGTCGGACCGGACTACCCGCACAACCCGATCCTCCAGCGGGTGGCCGACGCGATCATGCTGTTCTACGACGCGGACGAGGCCGACCGGATGTTCGAGGCGGCCGGCTACGAGGCGTTCGAACACCACATCCAGCAGGCGACGCCGCAGAGCCCGCGGGCGATCACGACCGTGGCTCGGGTCCCGGGCGGCGACGAGACGGACGACCGCGAGTAG
- a CDS encoding DUF6663 family protein, with product MDPTTSGRFRVHDRRQRPDIDDGADAPADPPEAGSAAAAAGADGTEEFVLVELADEPVDPTDPDAGDRYDPLYATAEGYEEDLADAVDALRPGFVVDATLAWTDGSARFREVAVVRETRFRFADGIEGMFEAAVETWRQIRAEGEPVGSITTRSNDGDPNGALYLFADAPGSDTFDEVRTGRLPVEPLVARVNDSRDDDDPREVFVLRPAAHEFVAVYVVFDRDGVLAQTVRDTYDLGPGLAAGLDASYPGGDDGGSLVPDDSDGSDDSGSSDPLDEDDDFDALDRL from the coding sequence ATGGACCCGACGACGAGCGGCCGGTTCCGCGTCCACGACCGCCGCCAGCGGCCGGACATCGACGACGGCGCGGACGCGCCCGCCGACCCCCCGGAAGCCGGTTCCGCCGCCGCGGCCGCCGGCGCCGACGGCACCGAGGAGTTCGTCCTCGTCGAACTGGCCGACGAGCCGGTCGACCCGACCGACCCCGACGCCGGGGACCGATACGACCCGCTCTACGCAACCGCCGAGGGGTACGAGGAGGACCTCGCGGACGCGGTCGACGCGCTTCGGCCCGGCTTCGTCGTCGACGCGACGCTGGCGTGGACCGACGGCTCCGCGCGGTTCCGCGAGGTCGCGGTCGTCCGCGAGACGCGGTTCCGCTTCGCGGACGGTATCGAGGGGATGTTCGAGGCGGCCGTCGAGACCTGGCGGCAGATCCGCGCCGAGGGCGAGCCGGTCGGCTCGATCACGACGCGGTCGAACGACGGCGACCCCAACGGCGCGCTGTACCTCTTCGCGGACGCGCCCGGTAGCGACACCTTCGACGAAGTCCGCACGGGGCGGCTCCCGGTCGAGCCGCTCGTCGCGCGCGTGAACGACTCACGGGACGACGACGACCCGCGGGAGGTGTTCGTGTTACGCCCCGCGGCACACGAGTTCGTCGCCGTCTACGTCGTCTTCGACCGCGACGGCGTCCTCGCGCAGACGGTCCGGGACACCTACGACCTCGGTCCGGGTCTCGCCGCGGGACTCGACGCGAGCTACCCCGGCGGCGACGACGGCGGTTCCCTCGTTCCCGACGACTCGGACGGCTCGGACGACTCCGGCAGCTCCGATCCGCTCGACGAAGACGACGACTTCGACGCGCTCGACCGCCTGTAG
- a CDS encoding C-terminal binding protein: MPRVVLSAFPMIDPETYREVLANAVDEPVDIEVAELGSTERLIEAAAGADAVVTDINTPVTEAALDATDLDVVVRSAVGVDNVDVAAAAERGVTVTRVPDYCTDEVATHSVSLLFACLRSLKPYDDAVAAGGWSWEDGRPVRRVSASTIGLLSFGPIARRAAEQLSGFGADLVAHDPFVDAEEMAEHGVEKVDFEGLFDRADHVGVYAPLTDATRGIVDADALERLSEDSVVVNVSRGPVVDADALLGALEADDIKAAGLDVLAEEPPEDDPLVGRADTVVTPHAAWYSEEARDDLNRSGANDVAAVLNGETPDGRVDPDADWL; this comes from the coding sequence ATGCCCAGAGTCGTGCTGTCGGCGTTCCCGATGATAGACCCGGAGACGTACCGCGAGGTCCTCGCTAACGCCGTCGACGAGCCGGTCGATATCGAGGTCGCGGAGCTGGGGTCGACCGAGCGGCTGATCGAGGCGGCGGCCGGCGCCGACGCGGTCGTCACCGACATCAACACGCCCGTCACCGAGGCGGCGCTCGACGCCACGGACCTCGACGTCGTCGTCCGGTCGGCGGTCGGCGTGGACAACGTCGACGTCGCCGCGGCGGCGGAGCGCGGCGTGACCGTCACCCGCGTGCCGGACTACTGTACCGACGAGGTGGCGACCCACTCCGTCTCGCTGCTTTTCGCCTGTCTGCGCTCGCTCAAGCCGTACGACGACGCGGTCGCGGCCGGCGGGTGGAGCTGGGAGGACGGGCGGCCGGTCCGCCGCGTGAGCGCGTCGACGATCGGACTGCTCTCGTTCGGGCCGATCGCCCGGCGGGCGGCCGAACAGCTCTCCGGGTTCGGCGCCGACCTCGTCGCGCACGACCCGTTCGTCGACGCCGAGGAGATGGCCGAACACGGCGTCGAGAAGGTCGACTTCGAGGGGCTGTTCGACCGCGCGGACCACGTCGGCGTCTACGCTCCCCTGACGGACGCGACGCGGGGAATCGTCGACGCGGACGCGCTGGAGCGGCTGAGCGAGGACTCGGTCGTCGTCAACGTGAGCCGCGGCCCGGTCGTCGACGCCGACGCGCTGCTCGGCGCGCTGGAGGCGGACGATATCAAGGCGGCCGGTCTCGACGTGCTGGCCGAGGAACCCCCGGAGGACGACCCGCTCGTCGGCCGGGCGGACACGGTCGTGACGCCGCACGCGGCGTGGTACAGCGAGGAGGCGAGAGACGACCTGAACCGAAGCGGCGCGAACGACGTGGCGGCCGTGTTGAACGGCGAGACGCCGGACGGGCGGGTCGACCCCGACGCCGACTGGCTGTAG